From the Teredinibacter turnerae T7901 genome, one window contains:
- a CDS encoding efflux RND transporter permease subunit has protein sequence MNISRFFVDRPIFAGVISLLIFISGLLAVFQLPISEYPEVAPPSVVVNASFPGANPKVIAETVARPLEEQMSGVENMIYMFSQATTDGQMMLTVTFKIGTDPDLAQQMVQNRVSQALPRLPEVTRQVGVTVTKSSPNLTMVVHLTSPDQRYDDLFLRNYAVLSVKDELAKLTGVGMVRLFGSGDYAMRIWLNPDKIAEYNLTSTDVVNAIREQNVQVAAGIIGGAPVSSAIEVQMPINAKGRLETPEEFGSIIIKAGQHGEITRLRDVARIELGASDFGLNALLDNKPAVAIPIFQAPGANAIQISDQVRATMKRLSEDFPAGMSYELVYDPTVFVRGSIEAVVHTLFEALLLVVIVVVVFLQTWRASIIPLLAVPVSIVGTFALMHVFGFSINTLSLFGLVLSIGIVVDDAIVVVENVERNIEEGLHPIQATYKAMQEVSGPIIAISLTLVAVFVPIAFVSGLTGQFYKQFALTIAISTVISAVNSLTLSPALSALLLKDRDAPKDLLTRGMEKVFGPFFRGFNRVFGASSNGYGRSVQHLLGRKTIMMAIYAGFLAITCWEFISIPKGFVPPQDKQYLIAFAILPDGATLERTRQVIEDMGAIGLEEEGVANAVQFPGLSINGFVNSSSAGIVFFPLTDFDERTDSSQSAAAIAQRLQQKFGAIDEAFIAIFPPPPVRGLGTTGGFKLQIEDRAGLGYEALADVVAQASQKAMQRPELSRVYSNYKINVPQLYADLDRTKAKQLGLDLREIFETMQIYLGSLYINDFNQFGRTYRVIAQADAQYRESIDDALNLKVRNRDGDMVPLGSVVHISDSYGPESATHYNGYLAADLNGDAAPGYSSGQAQDAISEILDEVLPPGISYEWTDLTYQQVLSGNTAIFIFPLCLILVFLVLAAQYESVVLPLAVILVVPLSILAALAGVFISGGDNNVFTQVSLFVLAGLACKNAILIVEFARELEMEGMPTLKAAITASRLRLRPILMTSFAFIMGVVPMVFSTGAGAEMRVVMGIAVFSGMLGVTAFGLFFTPIFYVLLRTLEKKFQKSPAEKPTTTQAEAI, from the coding sequence GTGAATATATCCCGATTTTTCGTGGATCGCCCCATCTTTGCGGGAGTGATTTCACTACTTATTTTCATCTCGGGTTTACTGGCAGTGTTTCAACTGCCAATCTCCGAGTACCCGGAAGTTGCGCCGCCCTCTGTGGTGGTAAACGCATCGTTTCCTGGTGCCAACCCGAAAGTTATCGCTGAAACTGTTGCGCGCCCGCTTGAGGAGCAAATGAGCGGCGTGGAGAACATGATTTATATGTTCTCGCAGGCAACCACTGATGGCCAGATGATGCTGACCGTCACATTCAAAATTGGTACTGACCCGGACCTTGCCCAGCAAATGGTACAGAACCGGGTTTCCCAGGCGTTACCTCGGTTGCCGGAAGTCACCCGCCAGGTTGGCGTTACTGTAACCAAGAGTTCACCTAATCTAACGATGGTGGTTCACCTCACGTCGCCAGATCAACGATATGACGACCTGTTTCTGCGCAACTACGCGGTACTGAGCGTAAAAGATGAGCTGGCGAAGCTCACTGGCGTGGGCATGGTGCGACTCTTTGGCTCCGGTGACTACGCGATGCGTATCTGGCTTAACCCGGATAAGATTGCCGAGTACAACCTGACGTCAACGGATGTGGTTAATGCCATTCGAGAGCAAAATGTGCAGGTGGCGGCCGGAATTATTGGTGGCGCGCCAGTGTCATCCGCGATCGAAGTGCAAATGCCCATCAACGCGAAAGGTCGACTGGAGACTCCAGAGGAATTTGGCAGCATTATTATCAAAGCCGGTCAGCATGGAGAAATCACTCGCTTGCGCGACGTTGCGCGAATAGAGTTGGGGGCTTCCGATTTCGGGCTGAATGCGCTTCTCGACAACAAACCTGCCGTTGCTATTCCCATCTTTCAGGCGCCCGGCGCGAATGCCATCCAGATCTCCGATCAGGTGCGTGCGACCATGAAACGGCTGTCGGAAGACTTTCCTGCAGGTATGAGTTACGAGCTGGTTTACGATCCGACTGTGTTTGTTCGAGGCTCTATCGAGGCGGTTGTTCACACCTTGTTTGAAGCGCTGCTGCTGGTTGTTATTGTGGTCGTCGTGTTTCTGCAGACCTGGAGAGCATCGATTATTCCACTGTTAGCAGTACCGGTTTCTATCGTAGGTACATTTGCGCTGATGCACGTGTTTGGGTTTTCCATTAATACCTTGTCCCTGTTCGGGTTGGTGCTGTCTATCGGTATTGTTGTGGACGATGCGATCGTAGTGGTAGAAAACGTCGAGCGCAATATAGAAGAAGGGCTACACCCGATACAGGCAACCTACAAAGCCATGCAGGAAGTGAGTGGGCCGATTATTGCCATTTCTCTCACCTTGGTGGCGGTGTTCGTGCCTATCGCGTTTGTCAGTGGCCTTACTGGCCAGTTCTACAAACAGTTTGCTCTCACTATTGCGATTTCCACGGTGATATCGGCGGTAAACTCGCTGACACTAAGCCCGGCATTGTCTGCCCTGTTGCTGAAAGATCGCGATGCGCCGAAAGATTTGCTCACTCGCGGCATGGAAAAAGTTTTCGGTCCATTCTTCCGTGGCTTTAACCGGGTATTTGGCGCGAGCTCGAATGGCTATGGCCGCAGCGTACAGCATTTGCTCGGTCGCAAGACCATTATGATGGCAATCTACGCAGGCTTTTTGGCGATTACCTGTTGGGAATTTATCAGCATTCCAAAAGGTTTTGTGCCTCCACAAGATAAGCAATATCTGATCGCCTTTGCTATTTTGCCCGACGGCGCTACGCTCGAGCGTACCCGCCAGGTTATTGAAGATATGGGTGCGATTGGCTTGGAAGAGGAGGGCGTGGCTAACGCTGTTCAGTTCCCGGGCCTTAGCATTAATGGTTTTGTTAACAGTTCCAGTGCTGGCATCGTGTTTTTCCCGCTCACGGATTTCGATGAGCGAACGGACAGCAGCCAGTCTGCGGCCGCCATTGCGCAGCGCTTACAGCAAAAATTCGGCGCTATTGACGAAGCATTTATCGCAATCTTCCCGCCTCCACCTGTGCGTGGACTGGGCACGACTGGCGGCTTCAAGTTGCAAATTGAAGACCGTGCAGGATTGGGCTACGAAGCCCTGGCCGATGTAGTTGCGCAAGCAAGTCAAAAAGCAATGCAGCGCCCAGAGCTAAGTCGTGTGTACTCAAACTACAAGATCAACGTTCCTCAATTATATGCGGATCTCGATCGAACCAAGGCTAAACAGCTTGGCTTGGACTTGCGTGAAATTTTCGAAACCATGCAAATCTATTTAGGTTCGTTGTATATCAACGATTTCAACCAGTTCGGCCGCACCTATCGGGTTATTGCGCAAGCTGACGCGCAGTATCGTGAATCCATCGATGATGCGTTGAATTTAAAAGTGCGTAACAGAGATGGGGATATGGTGCCGCTCGGTTCAGTGGTGCACATATCAGACAGTTATGGCCCGGAGAGTGCGACCCACTATAACGGTTACCTGGCAGCTGATTTAAATGGCGATGCTGCCCCCGGTTACTCGAGTGGTCAGGCGCAGGATGCAATCAGTGAAATTCTGGACGAAGTTTTGCCGCCTGGTATCAGCTATGAATGGACAGATCTCACCTACCAACAAGTGTTGTCGGGTAATACGGCGATCTTTATTTTCCCGCTGTGCCTGATTTTGGTTTTCCTGGTACTCGCTGCCCAGTATGAAAGTGTCGTGTTACCATTGGCCGTAATTCTGGTGGTACCACTTTCGATTCTGGCGGCCCTTGCCGGTGTGTTTATTAGTGGTGGCGACAACAACGTGTTTACTCAGGTCAGCTTGTTTGTGCTGGCTGGCTTAGCCTGTAAAAACGCTATTCTGATTGTGGAGTTCGCACGGGAGTTGGAAATGGAGGGGATGCCGACGCTGAAAGCGGCCATCACAGCCAGCCGTTTACGTCTGCGCCCAATTTTGATGACGTCCTTCGCGTTCATCATGGGTGTGGTGCCTATGGTGTTCTCAACCGGTGCCGGTGCAGAAATGCGCGTTGTGATGGGCATAGCGGTGTTTTCCGGTATGCTGGGAGTCACTGCGTTTGGATTATTCTTTACGCCCATCTTTTACGTGTTGTTGCGCACGCTGGAGAAAAAGTTTCAGAAGTCGCCAGCAGAAAAGCCAACGACGACACAGGCGGAAGCTATCTGA
- a CDS encoding choice-of-anchor J domain-containing protein — MKVNHFKVAALSAAIMLSGCGWNDDDDNSSGNSSSSSSSSSSSASTSSSSTSSTSSSSSSSSSSGSSSSSSSSSSGGTEAPRYIKLFEDNFESGSLSKWTTISQASDKDWITETYAGDKFAVANCYQGDAACDDWMISPEIDLTNFTSAKITFNSAWNYGNNSADQMKLMVSDDYAGDPATATWTDITESASWSGGAFEFVDSGDVSLTDFVGKPVVVAFHYVAPVPDAAKWEIDDILIDGMGTGDFPLDGEITLPDETFYANRSISFNASAFNGAGEPFTYEWDFGDNTDAATGSAVAHTFANPGEYQVTLTITDNAQTEIDISKFVTVETQSAYSMPAKQGDFRVATFNAGFDPFKVAGGLKAAFDNGDYVKAQKVAEIIQRTNADVLLLNEIDGNDNMATINSFSENYLKVSQNGAGAITYDYIYTNDCNTGVPSGFDLNNDGSDNTADDAYGFGEYPGKYCMAVFSKYPLDETNSRTFQLFKWKDMPGALEPELDGEKFYSAAEWEAFRLSSKTHMDVPVTIGGKTIHILGSHPTPPTFDAEEDRNGKRNADEIRLWADYIDPAKGGYLYDDNNSAGVTLNDGDMFIIVGDENASSVEGDAYIFDDDSRAIDQLLDSPYVNPNLREDSANFQVPTSVGGAENSPANLYGTSHTAGWAMRADYVLPSAQGMRIKQNGVFWPRHSDNLHYLVEAVDATDVESSDHRLVWMDLEFFDGKVVDPETQQPAADKTVIFEDSFTGTDLAGWTVIDNGEASLNWQQSSYSGVNYAAANCYKGAEACDDWMLRELDLSSASNAVLSFRNAYKYGKNSVEQISVLVATDYNGDVASASWVELSDKATWSSGEFAWADSGEIDLSAYDGQTITLAFHYSTEVADAASWEITDIKVESDLAPYAEDDFSQGIVNWTAVSTTVDGQDWVDGSANGSTFAKVSCYQGTAACDDWLVRTVDLSKAVNPVLNFDNASNYGDDPRTQIALMVSANYSGDVTTTQWTNLSAKVNWTEGKSWTFVNSGDIDLSEFVGANLTIAFHYTSVTGKPSSTWEIANFSVVEAQVQSGDTKGGTVLADVGPGDVINTINERQTGELAFSGIAPPADPTEENQILASSAATLDGNAIAGFGYTTLAKSGQLVDGNVYAQVNDKFGTPLFVSNYNEFTSFITRGDRLFAISQYENIPGGMSLSELQQDATTGQLNMISTRAIDFADVHGGYNHCAAMVTPWDTHLGSEEYEPDYRLRSAATGEIDSYYNQIGDYHSDLALTEINPYWYGYAVEVDIEIDGDNVTDTVTKHYAMGRLAIELAYAMPDEKTVYLTDDGTNGGLFLFIADVPTDLSSGSLYAMKWNQTAADSADNAGMGAADIEWLPMGHATDADIKAMIEGDTALTFDDIFSAVAPTGNQCMLGYTSINHKGTQECLKLNAGMELAASRLETRRYAAYLGATVEMRKEEGITYNPHNHKMYLAISDIDNGMLAGNSADVGGPDHMKIGTKNDCGGLYEMSLGSNAAIGSDYVVGAMTGLIAGVPEGSQCDIDNLAGPDNVAYIGYNTLIITEDTDDHDNNFVWAYDLNAKSLTRIFSAPSGAENTGPYMFNDINGFSYISTVVQHPAGESVDPQPGNEAEIGYFGPIPAPVLP; from the coding sequence GTGAAGGTGAATCATTTCAAAGTCGCCGCGCTCTCTGCTGCAATCATGTTATCGGGTTGTGGCTGGAACGACGATGACGACAACTCTTCTGGCAATTCGAGCAGCAGTTCCAGCTCGTCTTCCAGCAGCGCGTCAACCAGTTCGTCCAGTACGAGTTCAACTAGCTCTAGTTCGTCCAGTTCGAGCTCCTCGGGCTCCAGCTCGTCCAGCAGTTCTTCAAGTTCCGGTGGTACGGAAGCACCACGCTATATCAAGTTGTTCGAAGACAATTTCGAATCTGGTAGCCTGAGCAAGTGGACGACTATTAGTCAGGCCAGCGACAAAGACTGGATAACCGAAACTTATGCGGGTGACAAATTTGCTGTGGCAAACTGCTACCAGGGCGACGCAGCGTGTGATGATTGGATGATCTCGCCAGAAATTGACCTCACCAATTTCACCTCGGCAAAAATCACCTTTAATAGCGCATGGAATTACGGTAATAATTCGGCTGACCAGATGAAATTAATGGTCAGTGATGATTATGCGGGCGATCCCGCCACCGCGACCTGGACAGATATCACCGAGTCTGCGAGCTGGTCTGGCGGCGCATTTGAATTTGTCGATTCTGGTGATGTCTCTCTAACGGATTTTGTTGGTAAGCCTGTGGTCGTGGCATTTCATTACGTCGCCCCGGTTCCAGATGCGGCGAAATGGGAAATTGACGATATTCTTATCGACGGCATGGGTACAGGGGATTTCCCGTTAGACGGTGAAATCACGCTACCCGACGAAACCTTTTACGCGAACCGCAGCATCAGTTTTAATGCATCCGCATTTAACGGTGCCGGCGAGCCGTTCACCTACGAGTGGGATTTTGGCGATAACACCGACGCCGCAACTGGCAGCGCAGTTGCACACACCTTTGCTAACCCCGGTGAGTATCAGGTTACCTTAACTATCACCGATAATGCGCAAACTGAAATCGATATTTCCAAGTTTGTTACGGTGGAAACTCAGTCCGCTTACAGCATGCCCGCGAAACAAGGCGATTTCCGTGTAGCGACTTTCAACGCGGGTTTTGATCCTTTTAAGGTCGCGGGTGGTTTGAAAGCGGCTTTCGACAACGGTGACTACGTTAAAGCACAAAAAGTGGCTGAAATTATTCAGCGCACGAACGCCGATGTGCTGCTGTTGAATGAAATTGATGGCAACGACAATATGGCCACAATCAACTCGTTCAGCGAAAACTACTTGAAAGTATCGCAAAACGGTGCGGGTGCCATTACCTATGATTACATTTATACCAACGACTGTAACACCGGTGTGCCCAGCGGTTTCGATCTGAACAACGATGGCTCGGACAATACCGCAGACGACGCTTATGGTTTTGGCGAATACCCAGGAAAATACTGTATGGCGGTATTCTCCAAGTACCCGCTGGACGAAACCAATTCACGGACTTTCCAGCTCTTTAAATGGAAAGACATGCCCGGTGCACTGGAGCCAGAGCTCGACGGTGAAAAATTCTATAGTGCGGCAGAATGGGAAGCCTTCCGTTTATCCTCTAAAACCCATATGGATGTACCGGTCACTATCGGCGGTAAAACTATCCATATATTGGGCTCTCATCCAACGCCGCCCACATTTGACGCCGAAGAAGATCGCAACGGAAAACGCAACGCAGACGAAATTCGACTGTGGGCTGATTACATCGACCCGGCCAAAGGTGGCTATCTTTACGACGACAACAATAGCGCTGGCGTAACCCTGAACGATGGCGATATGTTTATTATTGTTGGCGACGAAAATGCGTCCAGTGTTGAAGGCGATGCATATATTTTCGACGACGACTCCCGCGCAATCGATCAGCTTTTGGATTCACCCTACGTGAACCCGAATTTGCGTGAAGACAGCGCTAACTTCCAAGTGCCTACCAGTGTGGGTGGTGCAGAAAATTCACCTGCAAATCTCTACGGAACCAGCCATACCGCAGGATGGGCGATGCGCGCAGATTATGTGTTGCCATCCGCACAGGGAATGCGTATTAAGCAAAACGGCGTATTCTGGCCGCGTCACTCAGACAATTTGCATTATCTGGTAGAAGCGGTTGATGCTACTGATGTCGAAAGCTCTGACCACCGCTTGGTCTGGATGGACCTTGAGTTTTTCGATGGCAAAGTTGTTGATCCAGAAACCCAACAGCCCGCCGCTGACAAAACAGTAATTTTTGAAGACAGCTTCACTGGAACCGATCTCGCAGGTTGGACCGTCATCGACAATGGCGAGGCCAGCCTGAATTGGCAACAGAGCAGTTATTCCGGTGTGAATTACGCTGCGGCTAACTGTTATAAAGGTGCCGAAGCCTGTGACGACTGGATGCTGCGCGAGCTGGATTTGAGTTCGGCCAGTAACGCAGTTCTGTCATTCCGCAATGCCTACAAGTACGGAAAGAACAGTGTCGAGCAAATATCTGTTCTGGTTGCGACTGACTACAATGGCGATGTTGCATCGGCTAGCTGGGTTGAATTGAGTGATAAGGCCACTTGGTCTTCCGGTGAATTTGCTTGGGCAGACTCTGGTGAAATCGATTTGTCCGCCTACGATGGCCAAACTATTACACTGGCGTTTCACTACAGTACCGAAGTAGCTGACGCGGCGTCTTGGGAAATTACCGATATTAAAGTGGAGTCTGATCTTGCGCCTTATGCGGAAGATGATTTTAGTCAGGGCATCGTCAATTGGACGGCCGTGTCCACTACGGTAGACGGTCAGGACTGGGTCGACGGTTCAGCGAATGGCAGTACATTTGCGAAAGTGTCCTGCTATCAGGGAACAGCAGCCTGTGATGATTGGTTAGTGCGGACAGTTGATCTGTCGAAAGCGGTTAACCCCGTGCTGAATTTCGACAACGCATCCAACTACGGCGACGATCCTCGCACTCAGATTGCACTGATGGTTTCTGCTAACTATTCCGGCGATGTAACCACCACACAGTGGACTAATCTGTCGGCAAAGGTTAACTGGACCGAAGGCAAATCCTGGACGTTTGTTAATTCCGGTGATATTGATTTGTCTGAATTTGTCGGTGCCAACCTCACGATCGCATTCCATTACACCTCGGTGACTGGCAAGCCTTCATCCACCTGGGAAATTGCGAATTTCTCGGTGGTAGAAGCCCAGGTTCAAAGTGGCGATACGAAAGGCGGCACCGTGCTGGCGGATGTCGGCCCAGGTGACGTGATCAATACCATCAATGAGCGCCAAACAGGTGAGTTAGCGTTCAGCGGTATCGCGCCTCCTGCGGATCCAACTGAGGAAAATCAGATACTTGCAAGCAGTGCAGCAACCTTAGACGGCAATGCAATAGCTGGCTTCGGTTACACCACCTTGGCGAAATCTGGTCAACTGGTTGATGGCAATGTTTACGCGCAGGTAAATGATAAGTTCGGCACGCCGCTGTTTGTGTCCAACTACAACGAGTTTACGTCCTTTATTACCCGTGGTGATCGTCTGTTTGCGATTTCTCAGTACGAAAATATTCCTGGTGGGATGTCTTTGTCCGAATTGCAGCAAGATGCGACTACTGGTCAGTTGAACATGATTTCCACGCGTGCGATTGACTTTGCTGACGTGCACGGTGGCTACAACCACTGTGCGGCTATGGTAACGCCTTGGGATACTCACCTGGGTTCTGAAGAGTATGAGCCGGATTACCGTTTGCGTTCCGCTGCCACTGGCGAAATCGACAGTTACTACAACCAGATTGGCGATTACCATTCAGATCTGGCGCTGACCGAAATCAACCCCTATTGGTACGGCTATGCGGTTGAAGTGGATATCGAAATCGATGGCGACAACGTTACCGACACCGTGACCAAGCACTACGCGATGGGCCGTTTGGCGATCGAACTTGCTTACGCCATGCCGGATGAAAAAACCGTGTACCTCACAGACGATGGCACTAACGGTGGTTTGTTCCTGTTTATCGCAGATGTACCTACCGACCTGAGTTCCGGTAGCTTGTATGCGATGAAGTGGAACCAGACCGCGGCCGACAGTGCTGACAATGCGGGTATGGGGGCTGCTGATATCGAATGGCTGCCAATGGGCCATGCGACGGATGCAGATATCAAAGCCATGATCGAGGGCGACACTGCTTTGACCTTCGACGATATCTTTTCCGCTGTTGCGCCAACCGGTAACCAGTGTATGTTGGGTTACACCTCCATCAACCATAAGGGTACGCAGGAGTGTTTGAAGCTTAACGCTGGTATGGAACTGGCAGCCTCGCGATTGGAAACACGTCGTTATGCCGCCTACCTGGGCGCTACAGTGGAAATGCGCAAGGAAGAAGGCATTACTTACAATCCGCACAATCACAAAATGTACTTGGCGATTTCCGATATCGACAACGGTATGCTGGCTGGCAACAGCGCAGACGTTGGCGGCCCCGATCACATGAAGATTGGTACCAAAAACGACTGTGGTGGTTTGTACG